The Sparus aurata chromosome 14, fSpaAur1.1, whole genome shotgun sequence region CAGTGGCTGGACACTTACAgttgtgaatattttcttgaTATTGCATGACTGAGAAATCCAAGAGCTTCTGCATGGTATCTGGTAGTTTTACATTTActgaatgtatttaaatgtcacagtgatgtcaaaaaaaaaacaactgcatttTCACAATGTGGGAATGCAAGGGCTTTTTAAAATCTGGAGAATTTGGTGAGAATTGCCAAAGAATTTGAAAGCTTATTGTCTTAAAAAGTGATGAATTCCACTgcactcaaaataaaaaagcaaaagactGACTGAATGTTGGCTCCTCCTCTCTTACTGAGCGTTGTGTTGTAGTTGAAGCTGTCTTGGATGCAACAAAAGAATTTACGGGCTCGTGGGTGAGGCCAACCCCTTCATTCATGAGCGAGTCCGTCCTGTCTCTACGACAACGGGGCATAAACAAATAGGGTATCACTGTCCCAGTTGAAGCCATTCAGTTGCCACTTACAACAGTGCCAAGTCCAGAACTGGTAAGATAAACatgtatattttaatatttgtgaatATTTAAAGAGCTGAAGGTGTTTTGAGGACGCTGTTTATGTACTGCCATGCTTAAATGatcaaaaaaaaccaaaacccTGTTAATTGTAGCATTCCTCtgtgtaaaaacataattttacaGATGGGTGAATGATCTATCATCATATTGAAAGCGACCTTGACATCTTTCATTATGGTTAAGTATATGTAACATTACTATTATACAGGACAACCCAAACTACTCAATTGTAGAGGAATCAAACCTAATTGGATTAAACTCTTATTTTCTTCAAAGCCCACCAAGTCCAGGAAATCAAGGTCCCACAGTTCAAGGCCCGCCAAGAAGACTGGGAGTCCAAAAACACCCAAAAAGAGGTCCGCTAGTGCCAAGACCGCCAAGACAGAGGTGGACATCCTCAGCCCGGCAGCCATGGAGAACGTCTACTACATTGCTCACAACGCAGTGGACTGTCTGGAGTTCAGAGGCTTCGGGTGGCCACATTcaaataagaagaagaaaaagaagaagggaacgaaaaggaagaagaaaaagtagaaCATTTCTGCCAAACCTTGGAGAAAATTTTCCTTACTGATGGCACCATCTGGTGGGCAAAATTAGTAACGACAAGTTCAACTGCTAGAACCAGTGCGATGCAGCAATATGGAAGCTTTCTTTTTCGTTCAACAAATTCATATAAAACCGCAAAATCGTGCCAGTAAATCTTGACTTCACATATGAGGCAGAGACTTCAGAATTCATTATCAACAACTTTATTGCCAGCAGAGCGATTGAGAATTGTGTCATAAAAAGTTTGGCAGTTGTTATGGATAAACTGGAAGCTTGCGAAGGAAATGCTTAAACTTTGTGTTATGCGACACCAGAAGAGCTTCTATTAACTTTAAATTTGGAGAACATTATTTACACCTAATGTGGAGATAATGAACGTCATgtgcaagttaaaaaaaaacaccacagtgcGTCCCAGAAAAGGCAAGAAAACAGTGCCATGATACTGGACTTAAAGTGATCCCACCAGTGAGTTGTAATATTCTTTAAAtccagtcttttttttgttgttgcaccaTTTATCTTATAAAAATAGGCTACAATGAGAACACGCCGCTAAAACTAAAAGGAAGAAACAAATGCGGTTCCAGGCACTGTTAATATTCTcatacatattttacattttcaatccTTATATGCAATGTATGCTTGTTATATAATAACCCTGTCAAATAAATAGATTCTCTCCAGAGTCTCTTCTGTTCTTGCTTGCAGCATGGTCCCGCTTTGGTCACTCTGGGGGCTTCTTCTTGGCCTCCACGTCTTTTTTAAAGGCTTCGATCTTCTTGGCTATGTTGGGAACCTATAGGGGCAACCGCAGTACAGTCACTACAATCTTGATACACATATGCAGATACCAGTTTATTAGTTACACGTAGCTCAGAGTAGTGCAGTGTCATACAAAGTTCTCCAATAAATCCTCCCTTTATGATGGCTGGGATTGATTCAACTTTAAACTGAACTGCATTATACCGAGAAGCGTCCACACTACTTTTATCAATAATAGAGGCCTTATTATTGATCATAAAGTTGATGGTACGTCAGTGGAGGTTATGAATAGCTCCTGCAGTACCACACCAGGCAGACACCCTCGGTTTGTCCAATGGAGGGCGTGGTAGAGATGAGTCCGTGTGACAAGCAGACAACTTTAGGTTGAATTCACACAAAGATCAGATGGAGTCAAACTTACATCATAGTTTTGAGCCAGGTACATGCCCACAACGTTTCCCAAGGTGAAGCCAGCCTGGAAGACAAACAACACATGTCATTTAAGGCCGAAAACATCTGACTTACTGATGAAGTAACATCTCAGAAGTTTCACACGAACGTTCATTAAAGTGACTTTAACGTTTAACTGTTATCTTCATGGTTGGTGACAGCTCTTCAGCTTTGTTTTCAGAAAACTAACACAGACATGACATTAACAGCAAGTTATCTTCAGGCTAACACATTAGCTAGGCTAGCTTCGCATCTGTCAGCATCCTGTCAAACGTCGCTGTCATGCATTTTAACGTCGATTAAACTCACCAGGAACTGTAACATGGTGAATAACGAAGGTTTAGCAGCAACTGACCAACTTACTGACACAAAGTTAGGCAGTAAGTTGAGAGTTGGGGGAGGAAACCAGCCGAGTTACTGTGCTAAAGCTAGCTAGTCATCAACAACGCGTGTGCGCATGCGCGCGAAAATGCACGCTCGCGTTATTTTAGGCGCACGTACGCTGTAGTCTTCTCCTCAACCTGCGCTGTTGTCGTCTCCAGTTTGCGAAACTACAACTCCCGACACGCCACAAAACCTCTCGTCCGTACGCACAGTGGGTGTTGTTGCAATGGTGGTGTCGGTGGGACATTGAATGACTTTGGCTCCATCACGAAATTAGCTGGTTTATTAATTTTCTGTTCATAAACCGCGAACATGGAGGCTCTTATCCCCGTGATAAACAAGCTCCAGGACGTGTTCAACACGGTGGGGGCGGATATCATACAGCTGCCGCAGATAGCAGTGGTGGGGACTCAGGTAAAAATGCTCTGTGCATTTTGTGATATAGCGGCTGTCATGCTAGCTAGATAACCTTGATGTACTGTAACGCATGCACAGATGTGGATACAATTATTAGAAGAAATTACCTACATTTAGAACAAAGCTAAATCTTCATTAACCAACATGAATTGAGGCTACACAGAGGCCGTAGTTACAAATACTGCCTATCAAGCTGGACTGCTGCACATCTCATTTGCAAAGTCTGCACTGGCAGTGTGAGAGAAATCTATTTTCATCTTCAATCAGTGCTATTTAAAGAGCCTCATCAACACACACTAACCTCTGTCAGCTTAAACCAGGTCACAGCTAGAGGAAGAGACAGGTGCAGTTAGCTGTGTTGGCTGCAGCCCTGATCCACCATGAGGCCATGAGAGGACTACGCTGGATGTGATGTGTTCAATCAGGAAGTCCATTCTTTAGCCTTTATCCAACTCGTGTCCCTGTCTGTGATTTGCGTCTCCAGAGCAGTGGCAAGAGCTCAGTGCTGGAGAGCCTGGTGGGCAGGGACCTGCTGCCCCGAGGGACCGGTGTCGTAACCAGGCGACCTCTCATCCTCCAGCTGGTCCATGTAGATCCTGGAGACGCAAGGAAGAATGATGAAATTGGTAAGAGCAAAAAACTCT contains the following coding sequences:
- the stmp1 gene encoding short transmembrane mitochondrial protein 1 codes for the protein MLQFLAGFTLGNVVGMYLAQNYDVPNIAKKIEAFKKDVEAKKKPPE
- the smkr1 gene encoding small lysine-rich protein 1; the protein is MPTKSRKSRSHSSRPAKKTGSPKTPKKRSASAKTAKTEVDILSPAAMENVYYIAHNAVDCLEFRGFGWPHSNKKKKKKKGTKRKKKK